The Brassica oleracea var. oleracea cultivar TO1000 chromosome C7, BOL, whole genome shotgun sequence sequence TATAAATATTCTAAAAATTAGTTTTATACTCTCTCTGTTCCTGAAAATAATATTTCTAGATTTATTTTTTGTTCCAAAATGATAGATTTTCTAAAATTTTAAGGTACTTTTAGTAGTTAATGTTGAAAAGTTGTGTACTTTTAAAAAACATTAATTGAAAATATTTGAATTGGTTGAATACTATTAGTTGATATTTATTGGAAAATATATAGTAAAATAAATAATAAATTTAATTATAAAAAATTTATTGTTTTTTTGATATGCGTGAATACTCTAGAAAATACTTTATTCAGATTCAGATTCAGGAACAGAGGGATATGTGTTTTACATAATTGGCATGCTCATATATGTGCGTCGATTATTAGTTGGTTAACTTGGGCCCATAGTCCAAATACGGCCCACTAGTTAGCGTTTAACCCGACTCATAACTAGTTATCCGAACCCGGACCCGATTTCAGTAGGATCTCCGTTTTATTCGCTCTCCTCGATTTCAGTGAAAAGATCTAACCTCCGTTGCACCGTACTTCGATCCCATCTTAACCGGCGGTTCAAACTTTCACCGGCGATCTCGTGGTTTCTCTCGCCATCATCTTGACCCGGTTAGTTCTCCCTCATCATCTCCGAATCACGCCCTCGCAGATTCTGAGCAAAAAATGCTTTATAACTCAATCGATATTACTGAATCAAGCTCACGGATTTTGTATTAAAGGCGAGATCCTGCTGTAAAAATATTCCCTTTTTATGCGCTTGATGGCTCCATGTGTTATTTATTACTCTTCTTCACTTCTGCTACATTTTTATTTTACTATTTTAAGCTTCATTTTTGTAATTGCCTAGTTTCATTTGATTCCCGTTTTTATAATTATGTTTTATTGTTTATTTTGCTATGTTTTCATGTTACTACTGCACATTGAAACTTTACTGTTTATGGTTATTCATTTGTGTGCGTCAAGTGCATACTCGCTTTAGTAACTATCTTTGTTTTTGATAAGTCGCTGTCAAAAGAATTTTCCAAAAGAAGCTTTGTATGATTTTTTGTTTTGTTTATTATGAAAGATTCTGAATGTTTTTTTTTTCTTTCTTAATCTAAATATAGCTGTGTGATTTTTTTCGAAAGGGACTTGGCATGCTTATAAGCAGATATATATATATAAGAGGTTGAAATGCGTGGTGTAAGATCTGTTATGAGCAGTCAAGGCGTTCGACCAAGGCTGAGGATAGTTGGCGTTGTGGTTTTAGCTGCATGGATTGGGCTTGCGGCTTTGTTTGGTCTGCTAAAACCTATAAAGAATGGTTGCACTATGACTTACATGTATCCTACTTACATTCCCATCTCTGTGACGGACGGTGCAACTCCTCCTGGGAGATATGGGCTCTATCTTTACCATGAAGGATGGAGGAAGATTGATTTTAAGGAACACATCAGTAAACTTAGCGGAGTTCCAGTTCTTTTCATTCCGGGTAACGCCGGTAGCTACAAGCAGGCAAGTATAATCGTTTTTTTTTCTTGTGTTTAACTAATAACATATCATGTATATTAATCATTATAGAACTATAAAAGGATTAGGTATTAGAAAAACAAATTGTTAAGAGAGTTCCTTAACTAGCAGCGTTTCATGTGGTTGTGGAGCGAGTTGTTTCCTGAACTCCGGAATAATTTGAAATTTATTGCTTTTGTTGGGAATTTATCTCCAGGTTTCATATACCAGGCTCCTTATAGGCCTTGTTTCTTATGTGGTTCGTGCAGGTCAGGTCTGTGGCAGCAGAATCTGATAGAGCATTCCAGGGAGGCCCATTTGAGCGCACATTCTACCAGGAAGCTTCTCTATTCCGTGGGGAAGGAGAAGATACAGAGTCTGTAGAATATGATTTGTCTAGTCAATACAGTAACAGAATAGACTGGTTTGCGGTGGATCTTGAAGGTGAACATTCTGCAATGGATGGTCGCATACTTGAGGAGCACACTGAATATGTCGTATATGCCATTCACAGGGTAGGACTTTGATAGTTTTTCTTCATTCTCCTCATGACATTCTTAACTAAAAAATAGAAACACGTTGTTTAGACTGTTAATTGCTGAGCGTAAGTATGCTGTCACATGTGGGAACTTCTGTTCACAAGTTTCAAGCAGAGTTCTCTAAGATAACAGAACATACTGCTTTAATTCTTGTTTCCGAGTGACTTTATCTTTTATTTATATCGTCTTTGTTTTATTCAGATCTTAGATCAATATAAGGAATCTCATGATACCAGAGAAAGAGAAGGTGCTGCTGTCTCCAGTAATTTACCTTGTAATGTAATATTGGTTGGCCACTCTATGGGTGGTTTTGTTGCCAGAGCTGCTGCAGTACATCCTCGTTTGCGGAAATCAGCTGTGCAAACCATTCTAACACTCTCAAGTCCGCACCAGTAAGTTCTCTTCATGCTTAACAAGTTTTACTTGCCAAAAGACATTGTTTAGGTGTTTATGTATCTAATTTCATCCAGATCACCTCCTCTGGCATTGCAGCCATCCTTGGGGCATTACTTTTCTCGAGTGAACCAAGAATGGAAAAAAGGTTATGAAGTACAAACATCCCCTGGAGGAAGTTACGTAGCCGACCCATTACTTTCTGGAGTTGTTGTGGTATCCATTGCTGGTGGCTACAATGATTATCAGGTCTGAGAATTTCCACAACTATTTTAGTTTTGGGATGTTTCTTCCTCCGTTCTTTATGCCCTGGTGTTTTCTTTGATTTTATATTAGTTCCTGTGGGATGAGATTTGATTGCTTTCTTAAGGCATAAGATTTCTCCTTTGGCCTTAGGTGCGATCAAAGTTAGAGTCACTTGATGGCATTGTCCCTGCAAGTCACGGCTTTATGATAAGTAGTACAAGCATGAAAAATGTCTGGCTGTCAATGGAACATCAAGCTATTCTGTGGTGTAATCAACTGGTTGTTCAAGTAGGTAAAAGTTGCCTAATTTGTTATCTGGAAGATGCCATTTTCAATGAATTTGAATATTTGTATTTCATGCAGGTTTCACATACCCTTCTTAGTTTGGTGGACTCAAAAACTGGTCAGCCATTTTCCGATACTCAGAAGAGGCTTTGGATTTTGACCAGAATGCTTCAAAGTGCATTAGCACAAAGCTTCAATGGAGTGACACCTATGAAAATTTCTAATGAGTTGCCCATGTTAGCCTCCAAGGGTATTTAATACCATCTCTTCCCTAAACATATGCATATCTTGGTTTCTCAAAATAGAAGTTCTCAAAGAAAGGAGTTAGACTTTGCATTGAAGTTATAAGCTTGTCTGGTCTTGAAGGCTATTAGCCTCTATCAAATTAGTTTGTCAAGTAACAGAAATTACACATTGACAAAGCTGGAGGTATCTTATTGGTGTAACAATTTTTGAGGCAATTTGTAATTATGAGAACAATTTCACTAGGTGATATGTCTTGGGCCGACATGTTATTCTTTTGCATGACCATAATATTGTGCTGTCTATCTTTGCAGGCTCTGAATCACAAATTTCATCATGTCCCCTGGATTGGAGGGATGATGCTCTCGATAGGGATCTTTACATACAAACAAGTACTGTTACAATTTTGGCAATGGACGGGAGAAGGCGTTGGTTGGACATAGAATTGTTGGTCTGTGCAGATAGAATTCAGTTAGTGATGCTATTATAGACTTGTATGTCGCTTAAGATGTCTGTATTGATATCCCATGACATATCTTCTGTACTATAGGGATCAAATGGAAAGAACCACTTTATCTTTGTTACAAATCTGGCGCCTTGTTCTGGAGTAAGACTCCATCTATGGCCTGAGAAGGAGAAATCAAATTCAAATTTACCGGTTTGTGAAAGGGTTGTCGAAGTTACGTCAAAGATGGTTCTCATTCCAGCAGGCCCTGCACCAAAACAGGTGATGTTACTATATTTCTCATATGCCAGAGTAATTTTATAGGATCAGTTACAACAATGATGGATTTTTTTCCTAGCACACGCTCGACATTTTTTTTTCCTATGCACACATTGTCCTCACATTTTCAGAGTAAAAAATGCACCAGATTAGCATTTTTATTAACTAGTTCTTCCTTCATGTATATGTTTGTTAGTCGGAGCCAGGGAGTCAAACCGAGCAAGCTCCCCCATCTGCAGTGCTGAAGCTAGAGCCTGAAGACATGCACGGATTCAGATTCTTGACTATTTCAGTTGCGCCTCGCGAAGTAATTACTCACATCTATACATTTGCTTTCTTTCAAATTTTAGCAGTTTTCAGATGAATATAAGCGTGTAACTAAACTGAGACCTTCTATCCCACAGGCAGTATCCGGTAGACCTCCTGTGGCGGTTTCTATGGCAGTGGGGCAGTTCTTTAACCCTAAAGAAGGGGCCATGGAGGTCTCATCTCAATCAATGCTCTTATCTGCTTACTGGACAAAGGTATTCATTTTTTCAAGTGGCAACACTCTTCGTTTGCATCTCCACTGTTATGAACTCCGCTAGTGAAACAATCTGATGTCACCTGTGGACTTCTTTTCTGCAGGATATATTTCTGAAAGAGGACCATCCTCTAGCTTACAATTTATCGTTTGCTACCAGCTTAGGTCTACTACCCATAACATTGTCCCTGAAAACTGCTGGATGTGGAATTAAAACTTCTGGTCTACCAGATGGCGAGACAGGAGACTTGGACAAGGATAGTAAGAATTCAAATCCCTCTCTTCAATCTAAAAGATCTTTCTTTCGGTAGTTACTTGCTCATAGTTTTGGCTGTTAGTCATCTGGTCACCCTCTGCCGAGATTTCCAGTTCTGTTGGATTAATTCATTAGTCCTCAGTTCGTAAATTTATCAATATTATCAGTCTCCTTTTTTATTTAAACGGATCTCTGTTAGCTCTTTTTTGCTACTTTTTCACC is a genomic window containing:
- the LOC106306836 gene encoding uncharacterized protein LOC106306836: MRGVRSVMSSQGVRPRLRIVGVVVLAAWIGLAALFGLLKPIKNGCTMTYMYPTYIPISVTDGATPPGRYGLYLYHEGWRKIDFKEHISKLSGVPVLFIPGNAGSYKQVRSVAAESDRAFQGGPFERTFYQEASLFRGEGEDTESVEYDLSSQYSNRIDWFAVDLEGEHSAMDGRILEEHTEYVVYAIHRILDQYKESHDTREREGAAVSSNLPCNVILVGHSMGGFVARAAAVHPRLRKSAVQTILTLSSPHQSPPLALQPSLGHYFSRVNQEWKKGYEVQTSPGGSYVADPLLSGVVVVSIAGGYNDYQVRSKLESLDGIVPASHGFMISSTSMKNVWLSMEHQAILWCNQLVVQVSHTLLSLVDSKTGQPFSDTQKRLWILTRMLQSALAQSFNGVTPMKISNELPMLASKGSESQISSCPLDWRDDALDRDLYIQTSTVTILAMDGRRRWLDIELLGSNGKNHFIFVTNLAPCSGVRLHLWPEKEKSNSNLPVCERVVEVTSKMVLIPAGPAPKQSEPGSQTEQAPPSAVLKLEPEDMHGFRFLTISVAPREAVSGRPPVAVSMAVGQFFNPKEGAMEVSSQSMLLSAYWTKDIFLKEDHPLAYNLSFATSLGLLPITLSLKTAGCGIKTSGLPDGETGDLDKDKLCKLRCFPPVALAWDSASGLHVFPNLYSETITIDSSPALWSSQSPEKTTVMLLVDPHCSYTATVHVSAPAMSSRFVLLYGPQIVGFSFAVILYALMRQANQWNQNLSVPPLLSAVEYNLEMPSPFLILAAIPLLSSLFFSFVMAQPIPPLTSFTMVSLICYLLANAFISVLIIVSKFVLQALALVHTTVKSRCQALERNYSFAFLRWFSILASSFVCLKAIRILKLNTTIVMTLVAVTLVTFVHPALGLFVLLASHALCCHNSMCCIMMASKRKESVDQKNEAERKNRHPSSRQESLSVGSSEKSFVETQADIFNHRHGLLILHLLAALMFVPSLAAWFQRIGTGQSFPWFADSALCVGVIFHGVLNSRPESSILRSFPSLLGHQLGPHHMYFLAGYCCFFSGLDLAPYKVFYAIAALGYISLTLKISQVNKNDFRFRTKSRIHRN